ATTCGATCATCGCCGGCAACGCGTCGCTGCTGCGCTTTTGTTTCAAATAACCTTGAATGATCTCCAGCAGGTCTTCTTCTGGGAGATGCCAGTTTGCGTTGGAGTGTCCCAGCTTGAGGTGCGCCCGGTAGGCCATCGCTGGATCGCCTCCCTCTTTCAAAATCTGGCGAATCTGCTGCAGACCAAGTTGCGTTGATCGCTGCTGCGCCGCCTGGAGGCTGGCCGTGTCGACTTCTACTTCACGCGGCGCGTCGGGGTTGCCAAAGTAGACGGTGAAGAAGTCATAGTTTTCGCAATCAACCCACTTCCTTCGAACCATCACCGTACCGACCGCCAGGCCGATGAAGGCGCCAAAGACATGAAAGAAGCTGCTGGTAATCAGCCCCCCTTCGTCAGGAGAGTATGTGAAGTACATAATCAACATTTCGATCACGATGCTGAAGGCGCAGTAGACCGAAATCGGCAGCGCAAACGCCAGCGGTCGAAAGCCGAGCAGCAGAAAACAGTTCACTTCGTTCATCGGCGCCCAGACCAGCGCCATCGCGATTAGGCCGAAAATAATCGCTGACGCTCCTAACGAGTAACTCGGAACGTCATTGAACAAAAAGAGGACCTGCTCTATCCCTGATTGAAAAACGCCGATTCCTGCGTACAGCAGCAGGAATTTCTTCCAGCCGATCTTTCCTTCGATCAGCGCGCCGAATGGCCACAAGATCAGCATATTGCCAAACAGGTGCCAAAAATCGGCATGCATAAAGTTGCCGGTCAGCCATTGCCAGGGTTTGATGCCGTCGCCGTAGTGCAGTGTGCGCCAGTCGAAGTCGGGGGACGACGCCGTCTCGGCTTGGGCTGCGAGTTCGCCGCCGGCCAGATCGACAATTTCTTCCCACTCTTCGTCCCCGATCTCGCCCGAGTCGTGCGCTTCCTGCAGGCCTTCCCAGATGGCGGGAGGCAAATAGGTATGATCGGGGACGTGAACCGGCCAGAGGAAGAGAAGCAGTACGTTGACGACAATTAACGAAGTTGTCGCGACCGGCGCATGGTAAAGAGGCGCATCGGTTGAATAAGGGATGATCATGCGCGTAAATCGCTCTAGTGTTTTGTCAAACCGCTATTTTCGGCTTCCACG
The nucleotide sequence above comes from Blastopirellula sp. J2-11. Encoded proteins:
- a CDS encoding rhomboid family intramembrane serine protease — its product is MIIPYSTDAPLYHAPVATTSLIVVNVLLLFLWPVHVPDHTYLPPAIWEGLQEAHDSGEIGDEEWEEIVDLAGGELAAQAETASSPDFDWRTLHYGDGIKPWQWLTGNFMHADFWHLFGNMLILWPFGALIEGKIGWKKFLLLYAGIGVFQSGIEQVLFLFNDVPSYSLGASAIIFGLIAMALVWAPMNEVNCFLLLGFRPLAFALPISVYCAFSIVIEMLIMYFTYSPDEGGLITSSFFHVFGAFIGLAVGTVMVRRKWVDCENYDFFTVYFGNPDAPREVEVDTASLQAAQQRSTQLGLQQIRQILKEGGDPAMAYRAHLKLGHSNANWHLPEEDLLEIIQGYLKQKRSSDALPAMIEYVRRGGARQFPVRLRIAHVLIDADSRPGQALQVLSKIEPNKLNAQDRQRYEKLRKKAQEMRAAGVIEPAAEDI